Proteins found in one Anabas testudineus chromosome 1, fAnaTes1.2, whole genome shotgun sequence genomic segment:
- the tet2 gene encoding methylcytosine dioxygenase TET2, translating into METEQARHETEEGLILAQFGTSHISHKLQNGSVSSEGDSLQVTGDTNWNHFKPSIGANSMKRHKDCNSPSSMQGLFDQGPYMMNGELVNGNLKHALAEQSLLVHQPKKLKVDSEIKINNMTSTLVDNYSELTKATDFLCNVPQTDLTLDKRTSNFPNGDIFCMPRNKQVSNGAVSSPSTIESTPGDLLEKTLSQYYPEQVSIAPQTSAAQIDAVRESLANKIPIEGAQPPSSTSGLPNSAQMPDSQQQPGASGNAEGGNNYNSVNYVVNGYSNDFGAAHQQQQHQNQQRPPSYSKQELSLCQLPGMIPHSNTANRSKQNQNSLQCYSDGTNHQGIYANANQEFNQNSFRECNAPLQATKADSYGPFSNSRIQKMEQSEEPGSGQHQHHSTDRGHQYGIQSPKFKQNAGNLHGADNAGSIAPSLQQAGHGELENGLENMSQQRDGLSGSTPQQRAWLEMNSHSQQQTASGPSSQAQEQDMWKGFPANPQSDQQTTKPHCQMLEPNPEQRFQTQGVFTCSSHGSNSFQQQQQNYLQAQTHHPPAQHNTAPEWQHSNSKAPQIQQHPPQKMPEQCNLPQNQQAESLYHTQMKSVHLSDDPDVQDILTPGFLVTQQQQQHCHLPRPLSHPPQFEEQQLKSPNYRPHSQPQPGQQQLQPSQPLRNNSAQSTNQQQSDHPTLSYTTEMQQLQQQYQNSGSSNLKQLQPQRPDNHCHQPNHMDFPQTSTQSQPHLPQGALNQQVSMQMFPKAEQQLKLSCDQFHRGPRLPQGPVGSHGDFQKHAALRVHLLQRQERQGPPHSPQSTSDPKHALRTVKIENGHRFEFPGSQQQEQQFHMRETGIGGIHIKQENQQSMCEQSKKQGSILASMEQSLRQYQLSPVFEKKSIVINSSNKVKVESSGPVTILSTNTDLSGVESSAAASATVVLKKPPDSTPKKDHLLQSFVDSPMKLLDTPIKNLLDTPMKTQYDIASCHCVEQICEKDEGPYYTHLGSAPSVAGIRELMEKRSGLTGRAIRIEKVIYTGKEGKSTQGCPIAKWVIRRSSEEEKLLVLVRERNGHKCETACIVVVILMWEGILPSLADRLYLELSETLTNHGTLTQRRCALNEERTCACQGLNPDACGASFSFGCSWSMYYNGCKFARSKIPRKFKLLGDDVKEEEKLEHNFQNLATLLAPLYKTLAPEAYGNQVEHEHRATDCRLGLKEGRPFSGVTACLDFCAHAHRDLHNMQGGSTVVCTLTSKDNREIGKIPEDEQLHVLPLYKPSNTDEFGSEDGQQEKIKSGAIQVLSVFRRQVRMLAEPAKSCRQKKLDAKKAAANKNAMLDTSNEKAEKALLAKSKAGTYENTAQSTPMAGPIPGAVGATLQLGHPRHPLGAHPQQLQQQQHQSILPPYPRNAANYPRFPNHPGSFPSTSPQPPTPASPYPSPLHVPNSLINGSGRPHPGYQSTGGMPLDNYHPFYASNPKHLDMYRQQRPALYSEQQYSVHPYYEANYPPRYSEPGLHVNGYNVSGMRPVHPIRPYAPYGPNGVQETQFIDSPSRAPSAHGGLNYPAAVSKSNQFGGYPNPYRSPQMLTPGQDSLHMQIKKEMGMPGPQLLSSQLGGGCLNPEIQSGLGLTNGSHMGAGIKQEPGTPKTPETPQKPEMWSDNEHNFLDPDIGGVAVAPSHGSVLIECAKRELHATTPLKNPDRHHPTRISLVFYQHKNLNEAKHGLAMWEAKMAEKAREKEEEAERNGGEGTPSKGSKKGVKREHPETLEAIGERSYKRFIQALMEGSLSCTTNTYVSTSPYAFTKVTGPYSRFV; encoded by the exons ATGGAAACAGAACAGGCCAGACATGAGACGGAAGAAGGTCTGATATTAGCACAATTTGGCACATCCCACATCTCCCACAAACTACAGAATGGAAGTGTATCATCAGAGGGAGATTCTCTGCAGGTCACTGGGGATACGAACTGGAACCATTTCAAACCCAGTATAGGTGCAAACTCCATGAAGAGGCACAAGGACTGCAACAGCCCTTCTTCAATGCAAGGACTGTTCGATCAAGGACCCTACATGATGAATGGAGAATTGGTGAATGGAAATCTAAAGCATGCACTTGCTGAGCAGTCTTTGCTTGTCCACCAACCTAAAAAACTTAAAGTAGATTctgagattaaaataaataatatgacCTCCACCTTGGTGGACAACTATTCTGAGTTGACAAAAGCAACAGACTTTTTATGCAATGTCCCACAGACAGATCTTACATTAGACAAGAGGACCAGTAACTTTCCTAATGGAGATATTTTCTGTATGCCAAGGAATAAACAAGTTTCAAATGGTGCTGTATCATCACCCTCAACCATTGAAAGCACTCCAGGTGATCTGTTAGAGAAAACGTTGTCTCAGTATTATCCTGAGCAAGTATCAATAGCAccacaaacatctgctgcacAGATAGATGCTGTCAGAGAGTCACTGGCAAATAAGATACCCATTGAAGGTGCTCAGCCCCCCTCTTCAACCTCAGGATTGCCCAATTCAGCCCAAATGCCTGACTCACAACAGCAGCCTGGAGCATCTGGCAATGCTGAAGGAGGCAACAATTACAACTCTGTGAACTATGTAGTGAATGGATACTCCAATGATTTTGGAGCAGCccaccagcagcaacaacaccAGAATCAACAACGGCCACCATCTTACTCTAAGCAGGAGCTGTCTTTATGTCAGTTGCCTGGCATGATTCCACATTCAAATACTGCCAATagatcaaaacaaaatcaaaatagCCTACAGTGTTATTCAGATGGTACAAATCATCAAGGTATATACGCAAATGCCAACCAGGAGTTTAATCAGAACTCATTTCGAGAGTGCAATGCTCCTCTACAAGCAACAAAGGCAGATAGTTACGGACCCTTTTCCAACTCGAGGATACAGAAGATGGAGCAAAGTGAAGAACCTGGATCTGGTCAACATCAGCATCATAGCACTGACAGGGGTCATCAGTATGGGATTCAATCCccaaaattcaaacaaaatgcTGGAAACTTGCATGGAGCTGACAATGCAGGATCAATAGCACCTAGTCTCCAGCAAGCAGGTCATGGTGAGTTAGAAAATGGGCTGGAGAACATGTCTCAGCAGAGAGATGGATTATCAGGTTCAACTCCCCAACAGAGAGCATGGTTAGAGATGAACTCACATTcccagcagcaaacagcaagTGGCCCATCATCTCAGGCACAAGAGCAGGACATGTGGAAGGGGTTCCCTGCTAATCCTCAGTCAGATCAGCAGACAACTAAACCCCACTGTCAGATGTTGGAGCCAAACCCAGAACAAAGATTCCAGACACAGGGAGTTTTCACATGTAGCAGCCATGGATCTAACAGCttccagcagcaacagcagaactATCTCCAAGCTCAAACACACCACCCTCCAGCTCAGCACAACACTGCCCCTGAGTGGCAGCACTCAAATTCTAAAGCACCTCAAATACAGCAGCATCCACCCCAGAAAATGCCTGAGCAGTGTAACCTCCCACAAAATCAGCAAGCAGAAAGCTTATATCACACCCAGATGAAGTCAGTGCACTTATCTGATGACCCTGACGTTCAGGATATACTGACACCTGGGTTTTTAgtgacacagcaacaacaacagcactgtCATCTTCCACGTCCTCTGTCCCACCCACCACAATTTGAAGAACAGCAGCTCAAATCTCCCAATTACAGACCTCACAGTCAGCCTCAGCCTggccagcagcagcttcaaccCAGCCAACCTCTTAGAAACAATTCTGCGCAATCCACAAACCAACAGCAGAGTGACCACCCAACACTCAGTTACACAACAGAAAtgcaacaactacaacaacagtATCAAAACTCAGGCAGCAGTAACCTCAAGCAACTTCAACCACAGCGGCCTGACAACCACTGCCACCAGCCCAACCACATGGACTTCCCCCAGACCTCTACACAGTCACAACCTCACTTACCACAAGGTGCGTTAAACCAACAGGTGTCAATGCAGATGTTTCCTAAagctgaacagcagctgaagtTATCATGCGATCAGTTCCATAGAGGACCTCGACTACCTCAAGGACCTGTAGGTTCTCATGGAGACTTTCAGAAGCATGCAGCCCTTCGCGTGCACCTATTACAAAGGCAGGAGCGCCAAGGCCCTCCTCATTCCCCTCAGAGCACTAGTGACCCCAAACATGCCCTGAGAACGGTGAAAATTGAAAATGGACACCGATTTGAGTTTCCTGGttcacagcagcaggagcagcagttcCACATGCGAGAGACAGGCATAGGTGGAATTCACATAAAGCAGGAGAATCAACAGTCCATGTGTGAGCAAAGTAAAAAGCAGGGCAGCATCCTGGCCTCTATGGAACAAAGCCTGAGGCAGTACCAGCTTTCACCTGTTTTTGAGAAGAAATCCATTGTCATCAATTCATCAAATAAAGTCAAGGTTGAATCTTCTGGGCCTGTCACGATCCTGTCAACCAACACTGACCTGAGTGGAGTGGAATCATCAGCTGCTGCGTCAGCCACAGTAGTACTAAAGAAACCACCTGATTCCACTCCTAAGAAGGATCACCTCCTACAAAGCTTTGTGGACTCTCCTATGAAGCTACTGGATACCCCTATAAAGAATCTCTTGGATACTCCCATGAAAACACAATACGACATTGCATCCTGCCACTGTGTCG aaCAAATCTGTGAGAAGGATGAAGGACCATACTACACTCACTTGGGTTCAGCACCTAGTGTTGCTGGTATACGGGAGCTGATGGAGAAAAG ATCTGGTCTTACTGGTCGTGCCATAAGAATTGAGAAAGTTATATACACcggaaaggaaggaaaaagtaCACAAGGGTGTCCAATAGCCAAATGG GTAATTCGTCGAtccagtgaagaagaaaagcttCTGGTGCTGGTACGGGAACGTAATGGTCATAAATGTGAGACAGCCTGCATTGTTGTAGTAATCCTGATGTGGGAGGGCATCTTGCCCAGCCTGGCTGACCGCCTCTACCTCGAGCTGAGTGAAACTCTAACAAATCATGGAACCCTCACCCAGAGACGCTGTGCTCTTAATGAGGA GAGAACCTGTGCATGCCAGGGGTTAAATCCTGATGCCTGTGGAGCATCTTTCTCTTTTGGCTGCTCCTGGAGTATGTACTACAATGGCTGCAAGTTTGCCCGAAGCAAAATCCCAAGAAAATTTAAGCTATTAGGAGATGATGTGAAAGAG GAAGAGAAACTGGAGCACAACTTTCAAAATTTGGCAACCTTATTGGCACCCTTGTATAAAACTTTGGCACCTGAAGCTTATGGAAACCAG GTAGAACATGAACACAGAGCAACTGACTGTCGTCTGGGACTCAAAGAGGGCCGTCCCTTTTCTGGGGTCACTGCTTGTCTGGACTTCTGTGCCCATGCTCACAGAGACCTCCACAATATGCAGGGGGGCAGCACTGTG GTGTGTACGTTAACAAGTAAGGATAATCGAGAGATTGGAAAAATACCAGAGGATGAGCAGCTCCATGTCTTGCCTTTGTATAAGCCTTCCAACACTGATGAATTTGGCAGTGAGGATGGTCAGCAAGAGAAAATCAAGTCAGGGGCCATCCAAGTCCTCAGTGTTTTCCGCCGCCAGGTGCGCATGCTTGCAGAGCCCGCCAAGTCTTGCCGACAAAAGAAGTTAGATGCTAAGAAGGCAGCTGCCAACAAGAATGCCATGCTGGACACCTCTAACGAAAAGGCAGAGAAAGCCCTCCTAGCCAAGTCAAAAGCTGGCACTTATGAGAATACTGCACAGAGCACTCCTATGGCAG GACCCATTCCAGGTGCTGTGGGAGCAACCCTACAGCTAGGTCATCCAAGACACCCACTTGGGGCCCATCCtcagcaactacagcaacaacagcaccaGAGCATTCTTCCCCCTTATCCTAGAAATGCAGCCAACTACCCCAGATTTCCCAACCACCCTGGGTCTTTTCCAAGTACTTCCCCTCAGCCACCAACACCAGCCAGTCCTTACCCCTCCCCACTCCATGTACCAAACTCCCTCATTAATGGATCAGGTCGCCCACACCCAGGTTATCAGTCCACTGGAGGAATGCCCCTTGACAATTACCATCCATTTTATGCATCAAACCCAAAGCACTTGGACATGTATCGGCAACAGCGACCAGCGCTTTACTCAGAGCAGCAGTACAGCGTACATCCATATTATGAAGCAAATTATCCACCAAGATACAGTGAGCCAGGCTTACATGTTAATGGTTACAATGTCTCTGGCATGAGGCCAGTTCACCCCATAAGACCTTATGCCCCTTATGGTCCCAATGGAGTCCAAGAAACCCAGTTCATAGACTCCCCCTCAAGAGCACCCTCAGCCCATGGAGGTCTAAACTATCCGGCTGCTGTGAGTAAAAGCAATCAGTTTGGAGGATATCCTAATCCATACCGGAGCCCTCAAATGTTAACCCCAGGCCAAGATTCCTTACATATGCAAATCAAAAAAGAGATGGGTATGCCTGGCCCACAGCTGCTTTCTTCTCAATTAGGTGGTGGGTGTTTAAACCCCGAAATACAGTCAGGGTTAGGTCTGACAAATGGAAGCCACATGGGCGCTGGTATTAAGCAGGAGCCTGGGACACCAAAAACACCCGAAACCCCACAAAAGCCTGAAATGTGGTCAGACAATGAGCACAATTTCTTGGACCCTGATATTGGTGGTGTGGCTGTGGCACCTAGCCATGGTTCAGTACTCATTGAGTGTGCAAAACGTGAGCTCCATGCCACAACACCGCTTAAAAATCCAGATCGGCACCACCCAACACGTATTTCCTTGGTTTTCTACCAGCACAAAAATTTGAATGAGGCTAAGCATGGTTTGGCAATGTGGGAAGCCAAGATGGCAGAGAAGGCTcgagaaaaagaggaagaagcagaaaggAATGGTGGTGAGGGAACACCTAGCAAAGGAAGCAAAAAGGGTGTGAAGCGCGAGCACCCAGAGACATTAGAAGCCATTGGGGAGCGTTCTTATAAGCGTTTTATCCAAGCACTAATGGAGGGGTCTTTGTCATGCACAACAAACACCTATGTCAGTACATCTCCTTATGCCTTCACTAAAGTCACAGGGCCTTACAGTCGGTTTGTGTAG